In one Leptospiraceae bacterium genomic region, the following are encoded:
- a CDS encoding ammonium transporter: MKLKNYTKLLMGLLFVLLPSLLFAEEAKPSLDKADTAWLIVSSAFVFFMIPGLALFYGGIVRSKNVLSTMMHSFIAILVLTLQWTIFGYSFAFSGTNPFIGNFDLALLSGVNTETLEGTIPKYVHFLFQGMFALITPALISGAIAERIKLSAYVVFITLWATLVYDPVAHWVWSSEGWLLKRGALDFAGGTVVHLISGIAGLAAALVIGKRRGEIGLITQPNNLTYTLIGSGLLWFGWFGFNAGSGLAVNGLAAQAFVVTLVAPAAAGCMWLLVEYLHTKKATALGAASGIVAGLVVITPASGFVGPGSAIIMGLIISPICYFAIIMKGKFGYDDTLDAFGIHGLGGAIGAILTGVFAIEVTKGMSRGGQIWEQTFSVLVTGAYSFIISYILAFAIEKTIGFRVNEVQEENGLDEEIHGEKGYMIHDIR; encoded by the coding sequence ATGAAATTGAAAAACTACACAAAACTACTAATGGGACTTCTTTTTGTCCTGCTTCCATCTCTCTTATTTGCCGAGGAAGCTAAACCGAGCCTGGATAAAGCCGATACCGCCTGGTTAATCGTATCTTCTGCGTTTGTCTTCTTTATGATACCGGGTCTGGCACTTTTTTATGGTGGGATCGTTAGAAGTAAAAACGTGCTTTCTACCATGATGCACAGTTTTATTGCTATTCTGGTTCTAACTTTGCAATGGACCATTTTTGGTTACAGCTTTGCTTTTTCCGGAACCAATCCATTTATCGGAAATTTCGATCTGGCTCTATTATCCGGAGTGAACACCGAAACCCTGGAAGGAACTATACCCAAATATGTTCACTTCTTATTTCAGGGAATGTTTGCTCTGATTACACCGGCTTTGATTTCCGGGGCAATTGCTGAAAGAATTAAACTTTCTGCCTATGTAGTGTTCATTACTCTCTGGGCTACCCTGGTTTATGATCCGGTTGCACACTGGGTCTGGTCTTCAGAAGGCTGGTTACTGAAGCGCGGAGCTCTGGACTTTGCTGGAGGAACCGTAGTTCACCTGATTTCCGGGATTGCCGGTCTTGCAGCTGCTCTTGTGATTGGAAAAAGACGTGGAGAAATTGGACTTATCACTCAACCCAACAACCTGACTTACACTCTTATAGGTTCCGGTCTTCTCTGGTTTGGATGGTTTGGATTTAACGCGGGTTCCGGTCTGGCTGTGAATGGCCTTGCAGCTCAGGCTTTTGTAGTAACCCTTGTAGCACCGGCTGCTGCGGGTTGTATGTGGCTTTTAGTTGAATACCTGCATACAAAAAAAGCAACTGCTCTGGGTGCTGCATCCGGTATAGTAGCAGGTCTTGTAGTCATTACACCTGCATCCGGTTTTGTGGGTCCCGGAAGTGCTATCATCATGGGATTAATCATATCTCCTATTTGCTATTTCGCTATTATCATGAAAGGTAAATTTGGATATGATGATACTCTGGATGCTTTTGGTATACACGGACTCGGAGGAGCTATTGGAGCCATCCTGACAGGTGTATTTGCGATAGAAGTCACAAAAGGCATGAGTCGTGGAGGACAAATCTGGGAACAAACATTCAGTGTTCTGGTAACCGGAGCTTATTCATTCATCATTTCTTATATTCTTGCATTTGCTATAGAAAAAACTATAGGTTTTCGCGTGAACGAAGTTCAGGAAGAAAATGGTCTTGATGAAGAGATACATGGTGAAAAAGGTTACATGATACACGATATTAGATAG
- a CDS encoding MCP four helix bundle domain-containing protein — protein sequence MNFFTLRIKSRLNILSFLNIFIIFVLVLISIYGTKMVNYGTYTIYHDRVLPLEGLKTIADMYALNIVDNCHKVRNGNISWEKALSDIEIANKVIHEKWEDYLKTYLVEEEQKLVKVAKEKMITADKEVLNLIGIIKRKDNRALSAFSINTLYQVIDPISIVFHDLVQVQLDVAKNEKLKADSIYTNSLIFSLIAAAIGIIVSILFSSRIINNITEPLLYVNNLLTEMKEGLLTKDIKIDERKDELGEMIYSVKETVKKLVEIIDIVQRNSESLVSAASELDATAQNISTISSNQAASVEETSASLEEIAASISNNLENSKITDKLASKTAEEAKRGGEAVQKAVAAMKQISEKISVIEEIASRTNLLAVNAKIEAARAGEYGLGFTVVASEVEDLAKKSKSDANEIRLMAHETMKLSEEAGTIIREIVPQILRTADLVQEITAASEEQNSGVGQINKAMGTLDNVAQQAAASSEELAATANEMSEQSEKLLNTIRFFRIK from the coding sequence ATGAATTTTTTCACTTTACGAATCAAGAGCAGGCTTAATATATTAAGCTTTTTGAATATTTTTATTATTTTTGTTTTAGTTCTAATCTCTATTTATGGAACAAAAATGGTAAATTACGGCACTTACACGATTTATCACGATAGGGTTCTTCCCTTAGAAGGTTTAAAAACTATCGCAGATATGTATGCGCTGAACATAGTCGATAATTGTCATAAGGTTCGGAATGGAAATATTTCCTGGGAAAAAGCTTTAAGTGATATTGAAATTGCCAATAAGGTCATTCACGAAAAATGGGAAGATTACCTAAAAACCTATCTGGTGGAAGAAGAGCAAAAGCTTGTGAAGGTAGCGAAAGAAAAAATGATTACAGCCGATAAAGAAGTTCTAAACCTTATTGGCATTATCAAACGTAAAGATAATAGAGCTCTTTCTGCTTTTAGCATCAATACTCTTTATCAGGTAATAGATCCCATTTCAATTGTATTTCATGATCTGGTCCAGGTTCAGTTAGATGTAGCTAAAAACGAAAAACTGAAAGCGGATTCTATATATACAAACTCTTTAATTTTTTCACTGATTGCAGCTGCCATCGGAATTATAGTTTCTATACTCTTTAGTAGTAGAATCATAAATAATATAACTGAACCTCTACTTTATGTGAATAATCTGTTAACAGAAATGAAAGAGGGTCTACTCACGAAGGATATTAAAATCGATGAGAGAAAAGATGAATTGGGAGAGATGATTTATAGCGTCAAAGAAACGGTGAAAAAGCTGGTTGAGATTATTGACATTGTTCAGAGAAACTCTGAATCCTTAGTGAGTGCTGCTTCAGAACTGGATGCTACCGCCCAAAATATCAGTACGATTTCATCCAATCAGGCTGCGAGCGTAGAAGAAACTTCAGCCTCTTTAGAAGAAATTGCGGCCAGCATAAGCAATAACCTTGAGAATTCAAAAATAACAGATAAACTGGCATCCAAGACCGCAGAAGAAGCAAAGAGAGGAGGCGAGGCTGTACAAAAAGCAGTCGCTGCAATGAAGCAAATCTCAGAAAAAATTTCGGTTATAGAAGAAATTGCCTCCAGAACGAATTTACTGGCAGTTAATGCCAAGATAGAAGCGGCTCGTGCAGGAGAATACGGTCTGGGTTTCACGGTTGTAGCTTCTGAGGTAGAAGACCTCGCTAAAAAGAGTAAATCAGATGCAAATGAAATACGACTCATGGCCCATGAAACTATGAAACTTTCAGAAGAAGCCGGAACAATAATCAGAGAAATAGTTCCTCAGATTTTAAGAACGGCTGACCTGGTTCAGGAAATAACAGCAGCTTCGGAAGAACAGAATAGTGGTGTAGGTCAGATAAATAAGGCAATGGGAACCCTGGATAATGTGGCTCAACAGGCGGCCGCTTCCTCTGAAGAATTGGCGGCGACCGCAAATGAAATGAGCGAACAGTCGGAAAAACTATTAAATACTATCAGGTTTTTTAGAATTAAATAA
- a CDS encoding endonuclease/exonuclease/phosphatase family protein — MKKLFRFIGYLSIFIVLFLVTVILAARFTSLQPEDVSEEKVSCPSDTPSLEAGKEYKVLDWNVQYLAGKNYVFFYDLPKGDGPDKRPSTKDIQITAEEIARIIKDEKPDIILLQEVDDGAKRTDYEDQLEKLLKLFPEDYKCHASAFYWKNYYNPHPMIQGSTGMKVSTISRYKISSATRYQLPIIPDNFFVKNFNLKRAVLETKLPLQNGKILSVFNTHLDAFAQGYNTMEEQVLFLKKLLTNADSKKQPWILAGDFNLLPPGFNRESLHKDSISYYNPKTELDILFNSFPSTVSKEELNGENKKAYYTILPNHPEITVPDRTIDYIFYGNIEKRSYSVRQKDTLTISDHLPLIAEFQF, encoded by the coding sequence ATGAAAAAACTGTTTCGCTTCATTGGCTATTTAAGTATTTTTATCGTTCTATTTCTCGTTACAGTAATTCTTGCTGCCAGGTTTACAAGTCTTCAGCCGGAAGATGTTTCTGAAGAAAAGGTAAGCTGTCCTTCTGATACTCCTTCTCTCGAAGCCGGAAAGGAGTATAAAGTTCTGGACTGGAATGTGCAGTACCTTGCCGGAAAGAATTATGTATTCTTTTACGATCTTCCAAAAGGAGATGGCCCCGATAAACGTCCTTCTACAAAAGATATTCAAATTACTGCGGAAGAAATTGCCCGTATTATAAAAGATGAGAAACCGGATATCATCTTATTACAGGAAGTAGATGATGGTGCCAAACGTACCGACTATGAGGATCAGTTAGAAAAGCTTCTCAAATTATTTCCTGAGGACTACAAATGTCACGCTTCTGCTTTTTACTGGAAAAATTATTATAACCCCCACCCGATGATACAGGGTTCAACCGGTATGAAAGTATCCACTATTAGTCGGTATAAAATTAGCTCTGCAACCCGATACCAGCTACCCATTATTCCGGATAATTTTTTTGTGAAAAACTTTAACTTAAAACGAGCTGTACTTGAAACGAAACTTCCTCTACAGAATGGAAAAATACTCTCGGTTTTTAATACACATCTGGATGCTTTTGCACAGGGTTATAATACAATGGAAGAGCAGGTTTTGTTTTTAAAAAAGTTACTTACAAATGCAGATTCAAAAAAACAGCCCTGGATATTGGCCGGAGACTTTAACCTGCTTCCCCCCGGTTTTAATCGAGAAAGTCTTCATAAGGACTCTATATCCTACTATAATCCAAAAACTGAGTTAGATATACTTTTTAACTCGTTTCCATCAACTGTCAGTAAGGAAGAATTGAATGGGGAAAACAAAAAAGCTTACTATACAATTTTACCCAATCATCCGGAAATTACAGTACCGGATAGAACTATCGATTATATTTTTTATGGAAACATAGAAAAGAGATCGTATTCTGTAAGACAAAAAGATACCTTAACCATATCCGATCATTTACCCCTGATAGCAGAATTTCAATTTTGA
- a CDS encoding efflux RND transporter permease subunit — protein sequence MIRLSEYFLKHPRVTNMVIILVFLAGIFASLNINRQANPPISFDVLTITTLYPGASPEDVEINLTHKIEKELLEVENIKKMNSISMENLSIITLQLDADGGDVSQTRINVRDAVGRVSDLPASILDRPRIEELKTSNFPAMEISINGDVSELELRKYAKDLEELLREVPGVARINKLGFRKREVHIEVNMKEMREQQVSFFEIINSIRNRNIRSSGGTIESYISEKKVVTVSEYENLLDVKDVIIRSNFTGNRLRISDIAEVRDDFEDSRLLYRGNGKPSIILMVNAQENSDIIRVSDKLHEKVELFQKNLSPGVKAEIIFDYSVYTRIMISMVRNNGISGFILVFIVMFIFLDLRSAFWSAFGIPLCIFGSLLLFVPIGLTINNISLVTMILVLGILVDDAIVITENIYSYKQSGMDAIEATLTGVKTMILPVSASILTTIFAFTPILFISGLFGKFLYPIPIVVSLLLCFSWLESILFLPAHLYKVHPPKTPPRRSLWVYSLKNFYHNSLYTLQKRRGIYLVLFLIVLVLSIAIPKKFLDFIMDSDRDTDFLSIKMELPVATSLKVTKEKVRIIEKLVEESVPKSALIGYTTNVGTQDDLGSFVSNGQFSNKAVTTIFLVPAQSRSIVSEDLMKQLSEKFKTIKKEHNFIELSINKLGGGGLNAGKAVDISYISDDNVLRNRFEKETLEYLKSINGVKNIETTNKKGKDEIRLVLNYEQLARASLSAIDVTSAIRSAFDGTVVTSLTLAGEEIYYRVRIKDASRLSENRILEIPITNHSGNLVPLRAIASLKNMEGPVNIHHTSGKRSVTITADVDLAITKPIKVNELLSQKFDKRVASIPGLRLVYGGQQEEFMVSMRGFYFALAFALISIYFLLVVLFNSYSLPFLIMSIIPFAVAGVFLALFLHNMPITFVALIGMLGLIGVVVNDTIVMISHLNTTCKEKGYSFASVAEAASERFRPVILTSLTTFAGLLPTSYGLGGDIPEIRPMVLTMAWGLVYCTFITLGFIPLLYSMLRVRRNS from the coding sequence ATGATACGCCTGAGCGAATATTTCTTAAAGCATCCTCGCGTTACCAATATGGTGATAATCCTGGTTTTTTTAGCCGGGATTTTCGCTTCTTTAAATATCAATCGACAGGCAAATCCACCCATAAGCTTTGATGTTCTCACCATTACGACACTATATCCCGGTGCCAGTCCGGAAGATGTGGAAATCAATCTCACTCATAAAATAGAAAAAGAACTATTAGAAGTTGAGAATATTAAAAAGATGAATAGTATTTCCATGGAAAATCTCTCTATCATAACTTTGCAGCTTGATGCTGATGGAGGAGATGTTTCTCAAACGCGGATCAATGTTCGGGATGCAGTGGGGAGGGTTTCCGATCTTCCGGCTTCTATTTTAGATAGACCGAGAATAGAAGAATTAAAGACTTCTAATTTTCCTGCAATGGAAATTTCCATCAATGGTGATGTGTCTGAATTAGAATTGAGAAAATATGCGAAAGATTTAGAAGAACTTCTGAGGGAAGTACCCGGTGTTGCAAGAATTAATAAATTGGGTTTTCGTAAAAGAGAAGTGCATATTGAAGTAAATATGAAAGAAATGCGCGAACAGCAGGTCTCCTTTTTTGAAATTATAAACTCTATTCGAAATCGTAATATTCGTTCCTCCGGTGGTACCATTGAATCCTATATTTCCGAAAAAAAGGTAGTTACAGTTTCTGAATATGAGAACCTTCTTGATGTAAAGGATGTAATTATTCGTTCTAACTTTACCGGAAATCGCTTACGAATCTCAGATATTGCCGAAGTTCGAGATGACTTCGAAGACTCCAGATTGTTATATAGAGGAAATGGAAAACCTTCCATTATTTTAATGGTAAACGCTCAGGAAAATTCTGATATTATCCGTGTTAGCGATAAGCTTCATGAAAAAGTAGAACTATTTCAAAAAAATCTATCACCCGGAGTAAAGGCTGAGATTATTTTTGATTACTCGGTTTATACCCGGATCATGATATCGATGGTGAGGAATAATGGAATCTCCGGATTTATCCTGGTGTTCATTGTTATGTTTATTTTTTTAGACCTGAGAAGTGCCTTCTGGTCGGCTTTTGGAATCCCGCTCTGTATTTTCGGATCTTTACTCTTATTTGTTCCCATAGGTCTTACGATAAACAATATTTCTCTTGTGACAATGATACTGGTTCTGGGAATTCTGGTGGACGATGCTATAGTCATTACAGAAAATATCTATTCCTATAAACAAAGTGGTATGGATGCAATTGAGGCTACTCTTACCGGTGTAAAGACTATGATTTTACCGGTGAGTGCATCTATTCTAACAACTATTTTTGCATTTACACCTATCCTCTTTATCTCTGGCTTATTTGGAAAATTTTTATATCCTATACCGATTGTTGTAAGTCTTCTTCTTTGTTTCTCCTGGTTGGAATCAATCCTGTTTTTGCCAGCTCACCTTTATAAAGTTCACCCACCCAAAACGCCACCGAGGCGTAGTCTCTGGGTGTACAGCCTTAAAAACTTTTATCATAATTCCTTATATACTCTCCAAAAAAGACGCGGGATATATTTAGTATTATTTCTTATAGTCCTTGTACTCAGTATAGCTATTCCTAAAAAATTTCTGGATTTTATCATGGACTCGGATAGGGATACGGATTTTTTAAGCATCAAAATGGAATTACCGGTTGCAACTTCCCTGAAAGTAACTAAAGAGAAGGTAAGGATTATTGAAAAATTAGTAGAAGAATCCGTACCCAAATCGGCACTTATAGGTTATACAACCAATGTAGGAACTCAAGATGATCTGGGTTCCTTCGTTTCGAATGGACAATTTTCAAATAAAGCTGTCACAACAATTTTTCTTGTCCCTGCTCAATCGAGGTCTATCGTTTCCGAAGATTTAATGAAGCAATTGAGTGAAAAATTTAAAACTATAAAGAAAGAACATAATTTCATTGAACTGAGTATAAATAAGTTAGGAGGTGGGGGATTAAATGCTGGTAAAGCAGTTGATATTTCCTACATTTCTGATGATAATGTGCTCAGAAACCGCTTCGAGAAAGAGACTCTGGAATATCTCAAGAGTATAAATGGTGTAAAAAATATTGAAACAACGAATAAAAAAGGAAAAGATGAAATTCGCCTGGTTCTAAACTATGAACAACTGGCGCGTGCTTCTTTGAGTGCAATCGATGTCACTTCAGCGATTCGTTCCGCTTTCGATGGCACAGTTGTAACTTCCTTAACTCTTGCCGGAGAAGAAATATATTATAGAGTCAGAATAAAAGATGCTTCTAGACTCTCAGAAAATAGAATTCTTGAAATTCCCATAACAAATCACAGTGGCAATTTAGTTCCTTTACGGGCGATTGCTTCGTTAAAAAATATGGAAGGTCCTGTTAATATTCATCATACCAGCGGAAAGCGTTCCGTTACAATTACTGCGGATGTAGATTTAGCTATCACAAAACCCATAAAAGTAAATGAATTGCTCAGTCAAAAGTTTGATAAAAGAGTAGCTTCCATTCCAGGACTCAGACTTGTGTATGGAGGGCAACAAGAAGAATTCATGGTAAGTATGAGAGGTTTTTATTTCGCCCTTGCTTTTGCCCTTATCAGTATATATTTTCTTTTAGTTGTATTATTTAATTCTTATAGTCTTCCATTTCTTATCATGTCAATTATCCCCTTTGCAGTTGCGGGTGTATTTCTGGCTCTTTTTCTGCATAATATGCCCATTACCTTTGTGGCATTAATTGGAATGCTTGGTTTAATCGGAGTCGTAGTAAATGATACAATTGTAATGATAAGCCACTTAAATACCACTTGCAAGGAAAAGGGGTATTCTTTTGCAAGTGTTGCAGAGGCTGCTTCCGAGAGATTCCGACCTGTAATTTTAACAAGCCTTACCACATTTGCGGGTTTATTACCCACATCTTATGGACTGGGAGGAGACATCCCGGAAATTCGTCCGATGGTCCTTACTATGGCCTGGGGACTTGTTTATTGTACATTTATTACTCTCGGCTTCATCCCCTTGCTATACTCTATGTTACGTGTAAGAAGGAATAGCTAA
- a CDS encoding alpha/beta fold hydrolase, with the protein MKTRVTSSLMIALLTFFLSASSVSAGPLSGMCIVLVHGILGFDDTNGLANGLVKYWGGMDNYLRNQGAKVATPGSSAMASLETRAGQVKTYLNTWMPANGCTKVYLMGHSQGGLVSRYLVKKLSYASKVASVTTIDSVHKGAPVADFALAVIPNWMEPFANIVLSTFAKLIYRDGRPQDAIAMGKSLTVSTLKTFNSNVPNVSGVKYYSYGAKMAWADPIQHPIMALTYPATWAGGLFYGLGSANDGIVPLESQKWGTWKGTPSSYWYATGLDHLQVTNFEWSGQGYFDVQGQYLKMAQNAKL; encoded by the coding sequence ATGAAAACTCGTGTTACAAGCAGTCTGATGATTGCCCTTTTAACCTTCTTCCTATCTGCAAGCAGTGTATCTGCTGGTCCTCTTTCTGGAATGTGTATCGTTTTGGTACATGGTATTCTTGGTTTTGACGATACAAACGGCCTCGCTAACGGTCTCGTTAAATACTGGGGCGGAATGGACAACTACCTCAGAAACCAGGGAGCTAAAGTAGCTACTCCCGGCAGTTCCGCTATGGCAAGCCTTGAAACAAGAGCAGGACAGGTGAAAACCTATTTAAACACCTGGATGCCGGCTAATGGATGTACAAAAGTATATCTCATGGGCCACTCTCAGGGTGGACTTGTTTCTCGTTACCTGGTGAAAAAGCTTAGTTATGCCAGTAAAGTTGCTTCAGTTACGACGATTGACTCTGTGCATAAGGGTGCACCGGTAGCAGACTTTGCACTTGCGGTAATTCCTAACTGGATGGAACCTTTTGCAAATATTGTGCTTTCTACTTTTGCAAAACTAATCTACAGAGACGGCAGACCACAGGATGCAATTGCAATGGGGAAATCTCTTACAGTTTCAACTCTGAAAACATTTAACAGTAATGTTCCTAATGTTTCCGGGGTTAAATATTACTCCTATGGTGCTAAAATGGCCTGGGCAGATCCAATTCAACACCCTATTATGGCTCTTACTTACCCGGCAACCTGGGCTGGCGGGCTATTCTATGGTTTAGGTTCTGCTAATGATGGTATAGTACCTCTGGAATCACAAAAATGGGGAACCTGGAAAGGCACTCCTTCTTCTTACTGGTATGCTACAGGCTTAGATCACCTGCAAGTTACTAACTTCGAGTGGAGTGGACAGGGTTACTTTGACGTTCAAGGACAATACTTAAAAATGGCTCAAAACGCCAAATTATAA
- a CDS encoding P-II family nitrogen regulator — translation MKLIIAIIQPHKLEEVKAELNSQKIERLTVSDVQGYGRQKGKTEVYRGHEYQVNLIRKVRLEIAVNDDFVKPTIDAILKSARTEGGKIGDGKIFVLPLENVIRIRTGETGGAAI, via the coding sequence ATGAAACTGATTATTGCAATAATTCAACCTCACAAGTTAGAAGAAGTGAAAGCCGAATTGAACTCACAAAAGATCGAAAGACTCACAGTTAGTGATGTTCAGGGTTACGGAAGGCAAAAAGGAAAAACGGAAGTTTACAGAGGACATGAATACCAGGTAAATTTAATTCGTAAAGTCAGACTGGAAATTGCTGTGAACGATGATTTTGTAAAACCAACGATTGATGCGATTTTGAAATCAGCCAGAACAGAAGGTGGAAAAATCGGAGACGGAAAGATATTTGTTTTACCCCTGGAAAACGTGATTCGAATTCGTACCGGAGAAACCGGGGGAGCAGCAATTTAA